A window of Aeromicrobium sp. A1-2 contains these coding sequences:
- a CDS encoding VWA domain-containing protein, which yields MTPPPARTADAAGPADSQDVAGRLVEFVTALRSKGIPAGTSETVDAASVVEVLGMSDRDQLREGLASALVRRGGQRDVFDMTFDLYFPAGVGVPQAARDLDEVLDLDDLRDLLAMALAENDLRALEQVAEIAVDLLGAVGTQGTPTGGWSAYQTLERLRPQTLLVQALEQRGQGGGGQGQGQGQGGGQAGGEFTQRLERDEIRQNIERFRALVASEARRRTAELRGRDTVTRHAVRTGTDRIDFLSANKQQLEELGRTVRPLARKLATRLSARRRKATRGRIDIRRTLRRSMSTGGVPMHPVHARPHPSRPELVLLCDVSGSVSGFSNFTMHLVQALSGQFSKVRVFAFVNAMDEVTAMVKEGGDDLAGRIAREAHITKWHTSSDYGEAFADFHADFMRAIGPRTAVLILGDARNNNQDPNLGALHDISQRARRTFWLNPEHEMRWGLGDSVAPTYAEVVEMHECCNVDQLTRFITRLLPV from the coding sequence ATGACCCCTCCACCGGCCCGCACAGCCGACGCTGCTGGTCCGGCGGACTCGCAGGACGTGGCAGGACGTCTCGTCGAGTTCGTCACGGCCCTGCGCAGCAAGGGCATCCCGGCCGGCACCAGCGAGACGGTCGATGCCGCATCGGTCGTCGAGGTGCTCGGGATGAGTGACCGCGACCAGCTCCGCGAGGGTCTCGCATCGGCGCTCGTGCGTCGCGGCGGCCAGCGTGACGTCTTCGACATGACGTTCGACCTGTACTTCCCCGCTGGAGTCGGTGTCCCCCAGGCCGCTCGTGACCTCGATGAGGTGCTCGATCTCGACGATCTGCGAGACCTGCTGGCGATGGCCCTGGCCGAGAACGATCTGCGTGCCCTCGAGCAGGTCGCCGAGATCGCGGTCGACCTGCTCGGCGCTGTCGGCACGCAGGGCACACCAACCGGAGGCTGGTCGGCCTACCAGACGCTCGAGCGTCTGCGGCCCCAGACGTTGCTGGTCCAGGCGCTGGAGCAGCGTGGACAAGGTGGCGGCGGTCAGGGCCAGGGTCAGGGGCAGGGCGGGGGCCAGGCGGGCGGTGAGTTCACCCAACGGCTCGAGCGGGACGAGATCCGACAGAATATCGAGAGGTTCCGCGCGTTGGTCGCCAGCGAGGCCCGCCGTCGCACCGCCGAGCTGAGAGGTCGGGACACCGTCACCCGGCACGCCGTGCGCACCGGGACCGACCGGATCGACTTCCTCAGCGCCAACAAGCAGCAGCTCGAGGAGCTCGGCCGGACCGTGCGTCCGCTCGCGCGCAAGCTCGCGACCCGACTGTCCGCCCGGCGGCGCAAGGCCACCCGCGGCCGGATCGACATCCGTCGCACCCTGCGCAGGTCGATGTCGACCGGCGGGGTCCCGATGCACCCCGTGCATGCGAGGCCTCACCCCTCCCGTCCTGAGCTGGTCCTGCTGTGCGATGTGTCCGGATCGGTCTCTGGGTTCTCCAACTTCACGATGCACCTCGTGCAGGCCCTCAGCGGTCAGTTCAGCAAGGTCCGGGTGTTCGCATTCGTCAATGCCATGGACGAGGTGACCGCGATGGTCAAGGAGGGCGGCGACGACCTCGCGGGGCGCATCGCGCGGGAGGCGCACATCACGAAGTGGCACACCAGCAGCGACTACGGCGAGGCCTTCGCTGACTTCCACGCCGACTTCATGCGTGCGATCGGACCACGGACCGCGGTCCTGATCCTCGGCGATGCGCGCAACAACAACCAGGACCCCAACCTCGGCGCGCTCCACGACATCAGCCAACGCGCACGTCGCACGTTCTGGCTCAATCCCGAGCACGAGATGCGGTGGGGACTCGGCGACTCGGTCGCACCGACGTACGCCGAGGTCGTCGAGATGCACGAGTGCTGCAACGTCGACCAGCTGACCCGGTTCATCACACGGCTCCTGCCCGTGTGA
- a CDS encoding MoxR family ATPase, with amino-acid sequence MPTMPFTSIADVKVKLASAGYLASDAVATTVFLASELGKPLLVEGPAGVGKTALSTAVAESCGAELVRLQCYEGVDEARAIYEWNHAKQLLRITAGKDETWDEARNDIFSEEFLLARPLLTAIRNDGPTVLLIDETDKADVEIEGLLLEVLGDFQITVPELGTITAKTRPFVVLTSNATRELSEALRRRCLFLHIDFPDAELEQEIVRLKVPALDQTLGDSLVRVINALRAMPLRKAPSVSETIDWARTLVALGADILDDEVVKESLGVILKHQDDLEKARNRLDLDEVLAAP; translated from the coding sequence ATGCCCACCATGCCGTTCACCTCGATCGCCGACGTCAAGGTCAAGCTCGCCTCCGCGGGCTACCTCGCATCCGACGCCGTCGCGACCACCGTCTTCCTGGCCAGCGAGCTCGGCAAACCACTGCTCGTGGAGGGGCCTGCCGGGGTCGGCAAGACCGCGCTGTCGACCGCCGTCGCCGAGTCCTGCGGGGCAGAGCTGGTTCGGCTGCAGTGCTACGAGGGGGTCGACGAGGCGCGGGCAATCTACGAGTGGAACCACGCCAAACAGCTTCTCCGGATCACGGCCGGCAAGGACGAGACCTGGGACGAGGCACGCAACGACATCTTCAGCGAGGAATTCCTGCTGGCCCGTCCGCTCCTGACCGCGATCCGCAACGACGGGCCGACGGTCCTGCTCATCGACGAGACCGACAAGGCCGACGTCGAGATCGAGGGCCTGCTGCTCGAGGTGCTCGGCGACTTCCAGATCACGGTGCCCGAGCTCGGCACCATCACCGCAAAGACCCGGCCGTTCGTCGTGCTGACCTCCAACGCGACCCGCGAGCTGTCCGAGGCACTTCGCCGCCGCTGCCTGTTCCTGCACATCGACTTTCCGGACGCCGAGCTCGAGCAGGAGATCGTGCGGCTCAAGGTGCCGGCTCTCGACCAGACCCTCGGTGACTCGCTGGTCCGGGTCATCAACGCCTTGCGGGCCATGCCGCTGCGCAAGGCGCCGTCGGTCTCGGAGACGATCGACTGGGCGCGCACGCTCGTCGCTCTCGGCGCCGACATCCTCGACGACGAGGTGGTCAAGGAGAGCCTCGGTGTGATCCTGAAGCACCAGGACGATCTGGAGAAGGCACGCAACCGGCTCGATCTCGACGAGGTCCTGGCCGCTCCATGA
- a CDS encoding SRPBCC family protein, protein MTLIEIVREVPLTAQESWDRLTDWERHGEFVPLTRISRTDLGFVARTGLGRIGFDDPMDVVESREPSFCRLVKRGRVVTGWAELSVEATDDGSRVTWREDIHVRGTPRMLDGLTRASSTKLFSRVIDGLLA, encoded by the coding sequence GTGACCCTGATCGAGATCGTGCGCGAGGTGCCCCTGACAGCCCAGGAGTCGTGGGACCGGCTCACCGACTGGGAACGACACGGCGAGTTCGTGCCGCTCACCCGGATCAGCCGGACCGACCTCGGATTCGTGGCGAGAACTGGGCTCGGCAGGATCGGTTTTGACGACCCGATGGACGTCGTGGAGTCCCGCGAGCCGTCGTTCTGCCGGTTGGTCAAGCGCGGCCGGGTCGTGACGGGCTGGGCGGAGCTGAGTGTCGAGGCAACCGACGACGGCAGTCGGGTGACGTGGCGCGAGGACATCCACGTGCGCGGCACGCCACGGATGCTCGACGGGCTCACCCGCGCCTCGAGCACCAAGCTCTTCTCCCGGGTCATCGACGGACTGCTGGCCTGA
- a CDS encoding M20/M25/M40 family metallo-hydrolase, translated as MGYSPEAEALDICRDLIRIDTSNYGDDSGPGERKAAEYVASSLAEVGIESQIFESVTGRASVVARWGNQDSPKPGLLIHGHLDVVPAQASDWRVDPFAAEVVDGYLFGRGAVDMKDFDAMLLSVVRARQRAGVIPDRPITLVFTADEEAGGRLGAHWLVEHHPDLFEGCTEAIGEVGGFSTEVGGKRLYLIESGEKGIAWMRLRAHGTAGHGSMRNDDNAVTHLARALAALGEHTWPPEPGPSMQLLLSKVRELSGTDGSPDELLEQFGPAVRMIGAGIRNTTNATMLEAGYKHNVVPGEAIAYVDGRYLPGHADTFLPTVQEVVGDHVTVEPYISDAALEYGFEGDLVDHMTVALHSQDPEAHIAPFLMSGGTDAKAWHKLGITSYGFTPLRLPADLDFTALFHGVDERVPVEALEFGSRVFDEFLNLV; from the coding sequence ATGGGGTACTCGCCGGAAGCTGAAGCACTCGACATCTGCCGTGATCTGATCCGGATCGACACGTCGAACTACGGTGATGACTCGGGCCCGGGGGAGCGCAAGGCCGCGGAGTACGTCGCCAGCTCGCTCGCCGAGGTCGGCATCGAGTCACAGATCTTCGAATCGGTGACCGGTCGGGCGAGCGTCGTGGCGCGGTGGGGCAACCAGGACTCGCCGAAGCCAGGGCTGCTGATCCACGGCCATCTCGACGTCGTGCCGGCACAGGCATCGGACTGGCGGGTCGACCCGTTCGCGGCCGAGGTTGTCGACGGCTACCTGTTCGGCCGCGGCGCAGTCGACATGAAGGATTTCGACGCCATGCTGCTGTCGGTCGTCCGGGCCCGCCAGCGTGCGGGAGTCATCCCGGACCGGCCGATCACGCTGGTCTTCACCGCCGACGAGGAGGCAGGTGGCCGGCTTGGTGCGCACTGGCTCGTGGAGCATCATCCCGATCTGTTCGAAGGGTGCACCGAGGCGATCGGCGAGGTCGGCGGATTTTCCACCGAGGTCGGCGGCAAGAGGCTGTATCTCATCGAGTCCGGCGAAAAGGGCATCGCGTGGATGCGACTGCGGGCCCACGGCACGGCCGGTCATGGCTCGATGCGCAACGACGACAACGCCGTGACCCACCTGGCTCGCGCTCTGGCTGCGCTCGGGGAGCACACGTGGCCGCCCGAGCCCGGGCCGTCGATGCAGCTCCTGCTCTCGAAGGTGCGCGAGCTCTCCGGCACGGACGGATCGCCCGATGAGCTGCTCGAGCAGTTCGGCCCTGCAGTCCGGATGATCGGCGCGGGCATCCGCAACACGACCAACGCGACGATGCTGGAGGCGGGCTACAAGCACAATGTCGTGCCCGGTGAGGCCATCGCATACGTCGACGGCCGCTACCTGCCCGGCCATGCCGACACGTTCCTGCCGACGGTCCAGGAGGTCGTCGGCGATCACGTCACGGTCGAGCCGTACATCTCCGACGCCGCCCTGGAGTACGGCTTCGAGGGCGATCTGGTCGACCACATGACGGTTGCGCTGCACAGTCAGGACCCCGAGGCTCACATTGCGCCGTTCCTGATGTCCGGCGGCACCGACGCCAAGGCCTGGCACAAGCTCGGCATCACGTCCTACGGGTTCACCCCGTTGCGGTTGCCGGCCGACCTGGACTTCACGGCGTTGTTCCACGGCGTCGACGAGCGCGTGCCGGTGGAAGCGTTGGAGTTCGGCTCCCGGGTGTTCGACGAGTTCCTGAACCTGGTGTAG
- a CDS encoding DUF5703 family protein encodes MIEYEFWKLTIDRTKSRTAVCRMLTDAAEYQGWELDRLRRDGTGQRTVVLRRKIIRMRSTL; translated from the coding sequence ATGATCGAGTACGAGTTCTGGAAGCTCACGATCGACCGCACCAAGTCGCGGACGGCCGTGTGCCGCATGTTAACCGATGCGGCGGAGTACCAGGGCTGGGAGCTCGACCGACTGCGCAGGGATGGGACGGGGCAGCGCACTGTCGTCCTGCGCCGAAAGATCATCCGGATGCGCAGCACCCTGTAG
- a CDS encoding aldo/keto reductase translates to MQYRRVGHSGLEVSRLALGTMTWGSTVDAYEAEEQLATFLDAGGTMVDTAPIYGEGACEELLGTLIAKAGVREHIVLAGKAGFVRRADGVIRDGSRGTLLDQLDQSLRHFGTDHLDVWQVHTWDPHTPIEETLGALEHAVRTGRTRYVGISNFTAWQSALAQTWLRGRADALPLISTQVEYSLVQREPEDQQIPAAQHLGLGVLAWSPLGRGVLTGKYRSGVPVDSRAADPAWTDFVSPHLTPGKAAVVEALARASEGLGVTIAHVALAWLLGRPQVSAAIVGARTTSQLQENLASEDLDLPAEIVQALDDVSGGAR, encoded by the coding sequence ATGCAGTATCGCCGTGTCGGTCACTCGGGGCTGGAGGTCTCTCGACTCGCGCTCGGCACGATGACGTGGGGATCGACGGTCGACGCCTACGAGGCTGAGGAGCAGCTTGCAACTTTCCTCGACGCAGGCGGCACGATGGTCGACACCGCCCCGATCTACGGTGAGGGCGCCTGCGAAGAGCTCCTCGGAACGTTGATCGCCAAGGCCGGAGTGCGTGAACACATCGTGCTGGCCGGCAAGGCCGGATTCGTCCGTCGCGCTGACGGTGTCATCCGTGACGGCTCGCGCGGGACCCTGCTGGACCAGCTCGACCAGTCGCTGCGTCACTTCGGCACGGATCATCTCGACGTGTGGCAGGTACACACGTGGGATCCGCACACGCCGATCGAGGAGACCCTCGGTGCCCTCGAGCACGCGGTACGCACCGGCCGGACCCGCTACGTCGGCATCTCGAACTTCACTGCCTGGCAGTCCGCGCTCGCGCAGACCTGGTTGCGCGGCCGCGCCGATGCCCTCCCCCTGATCAGCACCCAGGTCGAGTACTCACTGGTCCAGCGCGAGCCCGAGGACCAGCAGATCCCCGCAGCACAGCATCTGGGCCTCGGCGTCCTCGCCTGGTCCCCATTGGGTCGGGGCGTGCTGACCGGCAAGTACCGCAGCGGCGTCCCGGTCGACTCGCGCGCCGCTGATCCCGCGTGGACGGACTTCGTGTCGCCCCACCTCACACCGGGCAAGGCCGCCGTGGTGGAGGCATTGGCCCGCGCTTCGGAGGGTCTCGGCGTCACGATCGCGCATGTGGCTCTGGCGTGGCTGCTCGGCCGGCCGCAGGTCTCCGCCGCAATCGTCGGTGCCCGCACGACCTCCCAGCTCCAGGAGAACCTCGCTTCGGAAGATCTCGACCTGCCGGCCGAGATAGTCCAGGCGCTCGACGATGTCTCAGGCGGCGCTCGATGA
- a CDS encoding undecaprenyl-diphosphate phosphatase: MDFLRAVILGVVQGLTEFLPISSSAHLAIFPKFFGWEDPGAAYTAVIQIGTELAVLLYFWKDIWTIGSGWVRGVFSRAARSEPEWRMGWFVIIGSLPIVAFGLLLQDAIDREFRNLWVIGTTLIVLGVVLGIAERVGRKTSPIADLTMKHAILLGLAQAGALVPGVSRSGATISMGLFLGYERAAATRYAFLLAIPAVVGAGLYKLKDIGGDNAYGTGPTIVGTVVSFVVGLAVIHWLLKYVSTHSYTPFVIYRVGLGAIVLVLVGAGVITAGTTVG, from the coding sequence GTGGATTTTCTTCGTGCCGTGATCCTTGGCGTCGTGCAGGGCCTGACCGAGTTCCTCCCGATCTCCAGCAGCGCCCATCTGGCGATCTTCCCCAAGTTCTTCGGTTGGGAGGATCCGGGGGCCGCCTACACCGCGGTCATCCAGATCGGCACTGAGCTGGCAGTACTTCTGTACTTCTGGAAGGACATCTGGACGATCGGGTCTGGGTGGGTGCGCGGCGTGTTCTCCCGCGCGGCCCGCTCGGAGCCGGAGTGGCGGATGGGCTGGTTCGTCATCATCGGCTCGCTGCCGATCGTCGCATTCGGCCTCCTGCTGCAGGACGCCATCGACCGCGAGTTCCGCAACCTGTGGGTCATCGGCACGACCCTAATCGTGCTGGGAGTGGTGCTCGGGATCGCCGAGCGGGTGGGCCGCAAGACCAGCCCCATTGCCGATCTGACCATGAAGCACGCGATCTTGCTCGGTCTGGCGCAGGCTGGTGCGCTCGTGCCGGGTGTCTCGCGTTCCGGCGCAACCATCAGCATGGGCCTTTTCCTCGGCTACGAGCGTGCCGCGGCCACCCGCTACGCATTCCTGCTCGCGATCCCCGCCGTCGTCGGCGCGGGCCTCTACAAGCTCAAGGACATCGGTGGCGACAACGCGTACGGCACCGGCCCGACCATCGTCGGCACGGTAGTGTCGTTTGTCGTCGGCCTCGCTGTCATCCACTGGCTGCTCAAGTACGTCAGCACGCACTCCTACACGCCGTTCGTGATCTACCGGGTAGGCCTCGGGGCGATCGTCCTGGTGCTGGTCGGCGCGGGTGTCATCACCGCTGGCACAACCGTCGGCTGA
- the corA gene encoding magnesium/cobalt transporter CorA has protein sequence MIIDCAVYRDGVREDTAHDTDSLDAALAGLGEDDFVWVGIGNPTKDELHRVAESLSLHPLAVEDALEAHQRPKVEQYQDHLFMSIRTVSYSDDDITTHEVNIFLGSNFLLTVRHGGPSLKEARRAAEAMIEPLSHGPTAALYAVVDSIVDHYENVAAELEVDVQEVETSVFSTERSNDSSRIYRLKRETLEFRRAVLPLKEPIMRFAHGSMPEDSRPYFRDIGDHLTRAAEAIDSIDHLLDNALQAHLAQLSVQQNEDMRKLTAGATIFAVPTAIAGIYGMNFAHMPELTWTYGYPACLTVIGGLCLYIYYRFKRSGWL, from the coding sequence GTGATCATCGACTGTGCGGTCTACCGCGACGGTGTCCGGGAGGACACGGCCCACGACACCGACTCGCTCGACGCGGCGCTCGCCGGTCTGGGCGAGGACGACTTCGTCTGGGTCGGCATCGGCAACCCCACGAAGGACGAGCTGCACCGGGTCGCCGAGTCGCTGTCCCTGCATCCGCTGGCAGTCGAGGACGCCCTTGAAGCCCATCAGCGCCCCAAGGTCGAGCAGTACCAGGACCACCTGTTCATGTCGATCCGCACGGTCTCCTACAGCGATGACGACATCACGACGCACGAGGTCAACATCTTCCTCGGGAGCAACTTCCTGCTGACCGTCCGGCACGGTGGACCATCGCTCAAGGAGGCCCGCCGGGCGGCCGAGGCGATGATCGAGCCGTTGTCGCACGGGCCCACTGCCGCGCTGTACGCCGTGGTCGACAGCATCGTGGACCACTACGAGAACGTCGCCGCCGAGCTCGAGGTCGATGTGCAGGAGGTCGAGACGTCGGTGTTCTCGACCGAGCGATCCAACGACTCGTCCCGGATCTATCGGCTCAAACGCGAGACCCTGGAGTTCCGGCGGGCCGTGCTGCCGCTCAAGGAGCCCATCATGCGATTCGCACACGGCTCGATGCCGGAGGACTCCCGGCCATACTTCCGCGACATCGGCGACCACCTGACCCGCGCCGCCGAGGCCATCGACTCGATCGACCATCTGCTGGACAACGCACTGCAGGCGCACCTGGCCCAGCTGAGCGTCCAGCAGAACGAGGACATGCGCAAGTTGACAGCAGGAGCGACGATATTCGCCGTCCCGACCGCGATCGCCGGCATCTACGGCATGAACTTCGCGCACATGCCCGAGCTGACCTGGACGTACGGCTATCCGGCCTGCCTCACCGTGATCGGCGGGCTGTGCCTGTACATCTACTACCGGTTCAAACGTTCCGGCTGGCTGTAG
- the mshC gene encoding cysteine--1-D-myo-inosityl 2-amino-2-deoxy-alpha-D-glucopyranoside ligase: MRSWSSPDVPSLAELGLGVGPVVRVHDTATRDLRPSDPAETARLYVCGITPYDATHMGHAATYLAFDLLQRAWRDHGLDVDYTQNVTDVDDPLLERALATGVDWMDLAAREIELFREDMTALRIIPPANYVGAVETIDLVVGLIDRLDQAGSVYRVDEDLYFDVHADAGFGAVSGLTEEQMLRIFPERGGDPDRPGKKHPLDCLLWQAERPGEPSWETRLGKGRPGWHVECAAIALEHLGTDFDVQGGGSDLVFPHHEMSASEATVATHEPFAQSYVHAGMVGFEGEKMSKSKGNLVLVSKLRAAGHDPMAIRLALLAHHYRSDWEWFGEEITAAEKRLAVWRAAVSRTVAPSGPDLVTVIRTAMTNDLDAPSALDAIDAWAADDSAADPQAGRTVRTAIDTLLGVKL; this comes from the coding sequence ATGCGTAGCTGGTCGAGTCCTGATGTCCCGTCCCTCGCGGAGCTCGGGCTCGGTGTGGGTCCTGTCGTGCGTGTCCACGACACCGCAACCCGCGACCTGCGGCCCAGCGACCCGGCCGAGACCGCACGCCTCTACGTCTGTGGCATCACGCCGTACGACGCCACCCACATGGGGCACGCCGCGACGTACCTCGCTTTCGACCTGCTGCAGCGGGCGTGGCGTGACCACGGGCTGGACGTCGACTACACCCAGAACGTCACGGATGTCGATGACCCACTGCTCGAGCGGGCTCTGGCTACCGGCGTCGACTGGATGGACCTGGCCGCGCGTGAGATTGAGCTGTTCCGCGAAGACATGACGGCGCTGCGCATCATCCCGCCAGCCAACTACGTCGGTGCGGTCGAAACCATCGATCTCGTGGTCGGCCTGATCGACCGGCTTGACCAGGCCGGCTCGGTCTATCGGGTCGACGAAGACCTGTACTTCGACGTCCACGCCGATGCGGGTTTCGGGGCGGTCTCCGGCCTCACTGAGGAGCAGATGCTGCGGATCTTCCCGGAGCGCGGAGGAGACCCGGATCGGCCCGGAAAGAAGCATCCGCTGGACTGTCTGCTGTGGCAGGCCGAACGACCGGGCGAGCCTTCGTGGGAGACCCGCCTCGGCAAGGGACGCCCGGGCTGGCACGTCGAGTGCGCTGCCATCGCGCTTGAGCACCTCGGCACGGACTTCGACGTGCAGGGTGGCGGTTCCGACTTGGTCTTCCCGCACCACGAGATGTCCGCCTCAGAGGCAACCGTCGCGACGCACGAACCTTTCGCCCAGTCATATGTCCACGCCGGCATGGTGGGCTTCGAGGGCGAAAAGATGTCCAAGTCCAAGGGCAACCTGGTGCTCGTCTCCAAGCTCCGCGCTGCTGGCCACGATCCCATGGCGATCCGGCTGGCGCTGCTCGCACACCACTACCGCAGCGACTGGGAGTGGTTCGGTGAGGAAATCACAGCGGCCGAGAAGCGGCTTGCTGTCTGGCGAGCCGCGGTGAGCCGGACGGTCGCGCCGTCCGGGCCTGACCTCGTCACGGTGATCCGGACTGCCATGACCAACGATCTCGACGCACCGTCGGCTCTGGACGCGATCGACGCGTGGGCCGCAGATGACTCGGCTGCCGATCCGCAGGCCGGCCGCACCGTGCGCACGGCGATCGACACGCTGCTCGGCGTCAAGCTCTAG
- a CDS encoding FHA domain-containing protein, translated as MAAVVHLTADLTFDVLVPPDGARQGGHLQGTVTARGNKIAISSDDILAVVGQPSRAEVRRLAAALAGLGLAVEISGPTGVIVVLGDVRPSSLHRLVTRSRYMRLGRWSQALVAGWARRPTHAGVELTSAGLPPGTPWPPLPTVRGLPRIVTTTHDPAGGGNPRLYIADASDPDMPQVLGVYPLSASGTTIGSGDDVDLRLDGTDALQAEIIRTDDDEYVLVARSPHIRSTVAGQQLPRQLLRTGARIQLGHWRLSYVRDEYADHGRPYGGRIGGELGHQRTQPRPANRPGPGF; from the coding sequence GTGGCCGCGGTGGTGCACCTCACCGCCGACCTGACCTTTGACGTCCTCGTCCCGCCCGACGGCGCTAGGCAGGGCGGGCACCTGCAAGGAACGGTGACCGCGCGCGGCAACAAGATCGCGATCAGCAGCGACGACATCCTCGCGGTCGTCGGTCAGCCATCGCGGGCGGAGGTCCGACGGCTGGCGGCGGCGCTCGCGGGCTTGGGACTCGCGGTCGAGATCTCGGGACCCACCGGTGTGATTGTCGTCCTCGGCGATGTCAGGCCGAGCTCACTGCACCGGCTGGTGACACGCTCGCGATATATGCGGCTGGGACGTTGGAGCCAGGCACTCGTCGCCGGGTGGGCACGCCGACCGACTCACGCCGGGGTCGAGCTGACATCAGCAGGTCTGCCGCCCGGCACTCCGTGGCCGCCCCTGCCGACTGTTCGCGGCCTTCCCCGCATCGTGACGACGACGCACGACCCTGCCGGTGGCGGCAATCCTCGTCTGTACATCGCCGACGCCTCAGATCCCGACATGCCCCAGGTCCTGGGGGTCTACCCCCTGTCGGCCAGCGGAACCACGATCGGCAGCGGCGACGACGTCGACCTGCGTCTCGACGGGACCGACGCGCTGCAGGCCGAGATCATCCGGACCGACGACGACGAGTACGTGCTGGTGGCAAGGAGCCCACACATCCGGAGCACAGTCGCGGGCCAACAACTACCGCGACAGCTCCTGCGCACAGGTGCCAGGATCCAGCTGGGTCACTGGCGCCTGTCCTATGTCAGAGACGAGTACGCGGACCACGGGCGGCCCTACGGAGGACGAATCGGTGGGGAGCTCGGCCATCAGCGCACCCAGCCGCGGCCCGCCAACCGACCTGGACCGGGCTTCTAG
- a CDS encoding PAC2 family protein, with translation MTSGSDVPQLRDPWMVAAFEGWNDAADAASGTVDHLIDEWDAELLIELDPEDYYDFQMHRPQVHNHEDGDRVITWPAPKIFHARPRRSDRDVLLLRAPEPNFHWKAFCSTVLGVAKLAGVTELITLGALLADSPHTRPVPVSGSTTDPVLMRRMSLLPSTYSGPVGITSILNEMASHEGIAAASLWAAVPHYIAEPPCPKATLALLGAIEDAMGLPLPQGVLVEMTDAWQRGAEDLTSRDEEIAEYVEALEKERDTSDLPEASGDAIAREFERYLRRRTDESE, from the coding sequence GTGACTTCTGGCTCTGACGTTCCGCAGCTGCGCGACCCCTGGATGGTTGCCGCGTTCGAGGGCTGGAACGATGCGGCGGACGCGGCTTCGGGCACGGTCGACCACCTGATCGACGAGTGGGACGCCGAGCTCCTGATCGAGCTCGACCCCGAGGACTACTACGACTTCCAGATGCACCGACCCCAGGTCCACAACCACGAGGACGGCGATCGGGTCATCACCTGGCCGGCGCCGAAGATCTTCCATGCGCGCCCGCGCCGTAGCGATCGCGACGTCCTCCTCCTGCGGGCCCCCGAGCCGAACTTCCACTGGAAGGCGTTCTGCTCCACAGTCCTGGGAGTTGCCAAGCTCGCCGGGGTGACCGAGCTCATCACCCTCGGTGCTCTGCTCGCCGACTCCCCACACACCCGACCCGTGCCGGTCAGCGGATCGACCACGGACCCGGTCCTGATGCGGCGGATGTCGCTGCTGCCCTCGACGTACTCCGGACCAGTCGGAATCACCTCGATCCTCAACGAGATGGCATCACACGAGGGCATTGCAGCGGCATCCCTGTGGGCCGCGGTCCCGCACTACATCGCCGAACCCCCGTGTCCCAAGGCCACGCTGGCCCTCCTGGGCGCGATCGAGGACGCCATGGGTCTGCCGCTCCCCCAAGGCGTGCTGGTCGAGATGACCGATGCGTGGCAACGCGGTGCCGAAGACCTGACCTCGCGTGACGAGGAGATCGCCGAGTACGTCGAAGCGTTGGAGAAAGAGCGCGACACCAGCGACCTGCCCGAAGCTTCCGGGGACGCGATCGCCCGCGAGTTCGAGCGCTATCTGCGCCGGCGCACCGACGAGTCTGAGTAG